The following proteins come from a genomic window of Bradyrhizobium paxllaeri:
- a CDS encoding bifunctional diguanylate cyclase/phosphodiesterase, giving the protein MNTDIARTLAALNATNEAILYAKSPEELYAKVCEAAFSVGDFLAVAIFLLEQETNLLRFASGCGDDVPRLRSIDISVVAGTPQGSGVSGHAFRNRCVCVSNDFLNDQRSLAWREGAKANQVGAAAALPLLCNGESVGVLLVSRREAHSIDDQLVAMLERVSANISFALDNFDHEAARKNGERTTRRLNRMFGAISATNEAILRAKTEQDLYQRVCDAAVHSGKSAATVVLLAQPDSIWLKPVAGTGAIVEQIMRAPFSIDAGNPYGTGVCGKAFRTQQPSVNNDILKSTQGQPWHQAARETGVTACVAVPLIKADESIGVLLFFVGKLWAEDEEIVALMARIAENVSFALDNLERTNAKAWADVQKERLARMLAALSATNEAIVRATSRTELFELVCEAAAKGGRFNSTSILLARSDSDYTDMVAVAGPTAANMRRVRVSTNADHPEGRGLCGNAFRSRQACIANDLRADPRGSAFHQFIHSDGAMSGAAFPLMVSGQPVGVMFFISSEKNTFTPEFAELLQRLTENVSFALENFDRADEKARTESQKERLTRMFASLSATNEAIMRAKSREELFDLVCEAAAGGGRFTSTTIALAEPGSDLLRIVAASGPAAETTRQVRLSIDENRPEGRGLSGTAFRTRRPCITNDYVTDQRVAAFQAIVGTYGAQSGAAFPLLVRGEPVGVMIYMSLDKDTFSPEFAELLQRLADNVSFALENFDRADDKARTEVQKERLTRMLAALSATNEAIVRASSRPELFELVCEAAAKGGKFTLTSIAMIKPASEFLDVVAAAGPTASSARQASISTSEARPEGRGLCGSAIRSRRACIINDYLADARAAAFHGTARNDGTNSGASFPLLVQGQVVGVMSFMSMEKDTFTPEFAELLQRLTDNVSFALENFDRADEKTRADERIEYLASHDSLTKLPNREMFNGTLRRAIDAASRYQRQFALLFIDLDRFKVINDSLGHDAGDMLLVEIGGRLRRALRSSDVVARLGGDEFVVILEEAAERDEVERIAGELLAVLSQPLQLSGHECHTTASIGIAMFPSDGTDIQTLTKNADMAMYLAKEDGKNGFRFFTKEIKTQSIERLTLESALRRALERDQFSLHYQPKIDMASGQITGVEALLRWVHPEFGAVSPGQFIPLAEETGLIVPIGRWVLEEACAQNMAWQRRGLRPVTMAVNLSPRQFADSNLLHDVDEALLASGMSPVLLQLEVTESMVMRNVSRAIKILDAIQSRGIRLAIDDFGTGYSSMSLMKQFPIDTIKIDRSFVRDLPVDSEDQAITQAIISMGKALGMTVIAEGVETVEQETFLRNHACDEMQGFLFSRPLPAQQMADLLRSEPRLASPPLQPEAGSGLEGAVV; this is encoded by the coding sequence GTGAATACCGATATCGCGCGTACGCTCGCGGCGTTGAATGCAACCAACGAAGCGATTCTGTATGCCAAATCGCCCGAAGAACTGTATGCGAAGGTCTGCGAAGCCGCGTTCTCGGTCGGCGACTTCCTGGCCGTTGCAATTTTCCTGCTGGAACAAGAAACCAATCTTCTGCGCTTCGCCTCCGGCTGCGGCGATGACGTTCCCCGCCTGCGCAGCATTGACATTTCCGTCGTGGCCGGTACGCCCCAGGGTTCCGGGGTTTCCGGGCACGCCTTCCGCAACCGGTGCGTATGCGTCAGCAATGATTTCCTGAACGACCAGCGCTCACTGGCCTGGCGCGAGGGCGCCAAGGCCAATCAGGTCGGCGCGGCCGCCGCGCTGCCGCTGCTTTGCAATGGCGAGAGCGTGGGCGTGCTGCTGGTTTCGCGGCGCGAGGCGCACTCGATCGACGACCAGCTCGTCGCAATGCTGGAGCGCGTGTCGGCCAACATTTCGTTCGCGCTCGACAATTTCGACCATGAGGCAGCGCGCAAAAACGGCGAACGCACCACGCGCCGCCTGAACCGGATGTTCGGCGCCATCAGCGCGACCAACGAAGCCATTCTTCGCGCCAAGACCGAACAGGACCTCTACCAGCGCGTTTGCGATGCCGCGGTTCACAGCGGAAAGTCCGCCGCCACGGTGGTCCTGCTGGCACAGCCCGACTCGATCTGGCTGAAGCCGGTCGCTGGCACGGGTGCCATTGTCGAACAGATCATGCGCGCGCCGTTCTCGATCGACGCGGGCAACCCGTATGGAACCGGCGTCTGCGGCAAGGCCTTCCGGACGCAGCAGCCATCGGTCAACAACGATATCCTTAAGTCGACGCAGGGACAGCCCTGGCACCAGGCCGCGCGCGAAACCGGCGTCACCGCCTGCGTCGCCGTTCCCCTGATCAAGGCCGACGAGAGCATCGGCGTTTTGCTGTTCTTTGTCGGAAAGTTGTGGGCGGAGGACGAAGAGATCGTCGCGCTGATGGCGCGGATCGCGGAAAACGTCTCGTTCGCGCTGGATAATCTCGAGCGGACCAACGCAAAGGCGTGGGCCGACGTGCAAAAGGAGCGGCTGGCGCGCATGCTGGCGGCGCTCAGCGCCACCAACGAAGCGATCGTTCGCGCAACGTCGCGGACGGAGCTGTTCGAGCTGGTATGCGAGGCTGCCGCGAAAGGCGGCCGGTTCAACTCGACCAGCATTCTTCTCGCCCGTTCGGACAGCGACTATACCGACATGGTTGCCGTGGCGGGGCCGACCGCCGCCAACATGCGCCGGGTGAGGGTTTCGACCAACGCGGATCATCCGGAAGGGCGTGGCCTGTGCGGCAACGCCTTCCGTTCCCGCCAGGCCTGCATCGCCAACGATTTGCGTGCCGATCCGCGCGGCTCGGCCTTTCACCAGTTCATTCACAGCGACGGCGCGATGTCGGGTGCGGCGTTCCCGCTGATGGTTTCCGGCCAGCCGGTCGGCGTGATGTTTTTCATTTCCTCCGAGAAGAATACGTTCACGCCCGAGTTTGCCGAACTGTTGCAACGGCTCACGGAGAATGTGTCGTTCGCGCTGGAGAATTTCGACCGTGCCGACGAGAAGGCGAGGACCGAAAGCCAGAAAGAGCGCCTGACGCGGATGTTTGCCTCGCTGAGTGCAACCAACGAAGCGATCATGCGGGCCAAATCCCGCGAGGAGCTGTTCGATCTGGTGTGCGAAGCCGCGGCGGGCGGCGGCAGGTTTACCTCGACCACCATTGCACTGGCCGAACCCGGCAGCGACCTTCTCAGAATCGTCGCTGCCTCGGGCCCGGCGGCCGAGACGACACGGCAAGTCAGGTTGTCGATCGATGAAAACCGTCCCGAGGGCCGTGGGCTCAGCGGAACGGCGTTCCGAACCCGGAGGCCATGCATCACCAATGATTATGTGACCGATCAGCGTGTCGCCGCCTTTCAGGCCATTGTCGGTACCTATGGCGCCCAGTCAGGCGCCGCCTTTCCCCTGCTGGTTCGCGGCGAGCCGGTCGGTGTCATGATTTACATGTCGCTGGACAAGGACACTTTCAGCCCCGAATTCGCCGAACTGCTGCAGCGACTGGCCGACAATGTGTCGTTCGCGCTGGAGAATTTCGACCGCGCCGACGACAAGGCGAGGACCGAAGTCCAGAAAGAGCGCCTGACGCGCATGCTGGCGGCACTGAGCGCAACCAACGAGGCGATCGTTCGCGCCTCGTCGCGGCCGGAACTGTTCGAACTGGTATGCGAAGCGGCGGCGAAGGGCGGCAAATTTACCTTGACCTCCATCGCGATGATAAAGCCCGCCAGCGAGTTTCTCGACGTCGTGGCTGCCGCCGGTCCGACCGCTTCCAGCGCGCGCCAGGCTTCGATATCGACCAGCGAGGCGCGCCCGGAGGGGCGCGGGCTCTGTGGTTCCGCGATACGTTCACGCCGGGCCTGCATTATCAACGACTACCTTGCTGACGCGCGCGCCGCGGCGTTTCACGGCACCGCGCGCAATGACGGCACGAATTCCGGCGCTTCATTCCCGCTGCTGGTGCAGGGGCAGGTCGTCGGCGTGATGTCCTTCATGTCGATGGAGAAGGATACGTTCACGCCTGAGTTTGCGGAGCTATTGCAGCGGCTCACCGACAATGTGTCATTCGCGCTGGAGAATTTCGACCGCGCAGATGAAAAGACCCGCGCCGACGAGCGGATCGAATATCTGGCCTCGCATGACAGCCTGACCAAACTGCCGAACCGGGAAATGTTCAACGGCACGCTCCGCCGCGCGATCGATGCGGCTTCGCGTTACCAGCGGCAGTTTGCGCTGCTGTTCATCGACCTCGACAGGTTCAAGGTCATCAACGATTCGCTGGGTCACGACGCCGGCGACATGCTGCTGGTGGAGATCGGTGGCCGGCTGCGCCGTGCGCTGCGTTCGAGCGATGTGGTAGCGCGGCTCGGCGGCGACGAGTTCGTGGTTATTCTGGAGGAGGCGGCCGAGCGAGACGAGGTGGAGCGCATTGCCGGCGAATTGCTTGCCGTGCTCAGCCAGCCGCTGCAGCTCAGCGGCCATGAATGCCATACCACCGCCTCGATCGGAATCGCGATGTTCCCGTCCGACGGCACCGACATCCAGACGCTGACCAAGAATGCCGACATGGCGATGTACCTTGCCAAGGAGGACGGCAAGAACGGCTTCCGCTTCTTCACCAAGGAGATCAAGACGCAGTCGATCGAGCGGCTGACGCTGGAAAGCGCGCTGCGCCGCGCGCTGGAGCGCGACCAGTTTTCGCTGCACTATCAGCCGAAGATCGACATGGCGAGCGGCCAGATCACCGGCGTCGAGGCGCTGTTGCGCTGGGTACATCCCGAGTTCGGCGCCGTCTCGCCGGGACAATTCATCCCGCTGGCCGAGGAAACCGGGCTGATCGTCCCGATCGGCCGCTGGGTGCTCGAGGAAGCCTGCGCGCAGAACATGGCCTGGCAGCGCCGCGGCCTGCGGCCGGTGACGATGGCCGTCAACCTGTCGCCGCGCCAGTTCGCCGATTCGAATCTGCTGCACGACGTCGACGAGGCGCTGCTCGCAAGCGGCATGTCGCCGGTGCTGCTGCAGCTCGAAGTCACCGAAAGCATGGTGATGCGGAACGTCTCGCGCGCCATCAAGATACTCGACGCGATCCAGAGCCGCGGCATTCGCTTGGCCATCGACGATTTCGGCACCGGCTATTCGTCGATGTCGCTGATGAAGCAGTTCCCGATCGATACGATCAAGATCGACCGCTCCTTTGTGCGCGACCTGCCGGTCGATTCCGAAGACCAGGCCATTACGCAGGCGATCATCAGCATGGGCAAGGCGCTCGGCATGACCGTCATTGCCGAGGGCGTCGAGACCGTGGAGCAGGAGACTTTCCTGCGCAATCACGCCTGTGACGAAATGCAGGGTTTTCTGTTCTCCAGACCGCTGCCCGCACAGCAGATGGCCGATCTGCTTCGCTCGGAGCCACGGCTCGCCTCGCCGCCGCTGCAGCCGGAAGCCGGCTCAGGGCTGGAAGGCGCTGTCGTCTGA
- a CDS encoding cupin domain-containing protein, translating to MKLARWRWRYLTTLLMLTAMTSIGAAAELNPAAVIYKLPEQIPWGPVNPAGAQSAVVVGDPSKPGFYMVYNKWTKGNHFSRPHFHPNDRYIVVLQGTWWVGSGPKFDPANSTPMPAGSFVTHFGKQVHWDGAKDEDAVLLIMGEGPATSTAAEEK from the coding sequence ATGAAGCTGGCAAGGTGGCGCTGGCGATACCTCACGACACTGCTGATGCTGACCGCGATGACGAGCATCGGCGCCGCTGCGGAACTCAATCCGGCCGCCGTCATCTACAAGCTGCCGGAGCAAATTCCCTGGGGTCCAGTCAATCCGGCCGGCGCGCAGAGCGCCGTCGTGGTCGGCGATCCCTCAAAGCCCGGCTTCTACATGGTCTACAACAAATGGACCAAGGGCAATCATTTCAGCCGCCCGCACTTCCATCCCAACGACCGATACATCGTGGTGCTGCAGGGAACGTGGTGGGTCGGCTCGGGGCCGAAATTCGATCCGGCCAACTCGACGCCGATGCCGGCCGGCAGTTTCGTGACGCATTTCGGCAAGCAGGTGCACTGGGACGGCGCCAAGGATGAGGACGCCGTGCTGCTGATCATGGGCGAAGGTCCGGCGACCTCGACGGCGGCGGAGGAGAAATAA
- a CDS encoding DUF2171 domain-containing protein, giving the protein MAVTEQIKEHMDVISSDKKTVGKVDHMEGTDKIKLTKQSSPDGQHHHFIPVSWVDHVDQHVHLNKSGADVTSHWQHGRQ; this is encoded by the coding sequence ATGGCTGTTACCGAACAGATCAAGGAACACATGGACGTCATCTCGTCGGACAAGAAGACGGTCGGCAAGGTCGACCACATGGAAGGAACCGACAAGATCAAGCTGACCAAGCAGAGTTCACCCGACGGACAGCACCACCACTTCATTCCGGTGTCATGGGTCGACCATGTTGATCAGCACGTCCACCTCAACAAGTCGGGTGCGGACGTGACCTCGCACTGGCAGCATGGCCGGCAGTGA
- the galE gene encoding UDP-glucose 4-epimerase GalE: protein MSSRPAILVTGGAGYIGSHCCRALDAAGYLPVTYDNLSTGHRSFAAGTLVVGDIADKATLARTFAEHDIVAVMHFAASSLVGESVADPQKYYVNNLAGTLSLLAAMREAGCHRLVFSSTGAVYGNADSKALREDFPCAPINPYGASKWMIERVLADYRAAYGLGSFALRYFNAAGADSAGGIGELRDVETHLIPRAMMALQGHVPDFAVFGDDYDTPDGTAIRDYIHVTDLAAAHVLALKLLLEGHSGGAFNLGTGNGFSVREILAAIAAETGREVPHVVKPRRAGDPTYLVADPSAARTTLNFNPVHSDLATIIRTAWTWHRKAHPLKTGA, encoded by the coding sequence ATGAGCAGCCGTCCAGCCATTCTCGTCACCGGCGGTGCCGGCTATATCGGCTCGCATTGCTGCAGGGCATTGGATGCGGCGGGCTACCTGCCCGTCACCTACGACAATCTTTCGACCGGCCATCGCAGCTTCGCCGCGGGCACGCTCGTCGTCGGCGACATCGCCGACAAGGCCACGCTGGCGAGGACCTTTGCCGAGCATGACATCGTGGCCGTCATGCATTTTGCCGCGTCGAGCCTGGTCGGCGAGTCCGTTGCCGATCCGCAGAAATACTACGTCAACAACCTCGCCGGCACGCTGTCGCTGCTTGCGGCCATGCGCGAGGCCGGCTGCCATCGTCTGGTGTTTTCATCGACCGGCGCGGTCTATGGCAATGCCGACAGCAAGGCGCTGCGCGAGGATTTTCCCTGCGCGCCGATCAACCCCTATGGCGCCTCGAAATGGATGATCGAGCGCGTGCTGGCGGATTATCGCGCAGCCTATGGCCTCGGCTCGTTCGCGCTGCGCTACTTCAACGCCGCGGGCGCCGATTCTGCCGGCGGGATCGGCGAGTTGCGCGACGTGGAGACACATCTGATCCCCCGCGCCATGATGGCGCTGCAGGGCCACGTGCCTGACTTCGCCGTGTTCGGCGACGATTACGACACGCCGGACGGAACGGCGATCCGCGACTACATCCACGTGACCGATCTGGCGGCCGCCCATGTGCTGGCGCTGAAGCTGCTCTTGGAAGGCCATTCCGGCGGCGCCTTCAATCTCGGCACCGGCAACGGATTCTCGGTGCGCGAGATCCTCGCGGCGATTGCGGCGGAGACCGGCCGCGAAGTCCCGCACGTCGTCAAACCGCGCCGCGCCGGCGACCCGACCTATCTGGTCGCCGATCCCTCCGCCGCACGCACGACGCTGAACTTCAATCCCGTCCATTCGGATCTTGCGACGATCATTCGCACCGCCTGGACATGGCACAGGAAGGCGCATCCGTTGAAGACGGGTGCTTGA
- a CDS encoding 3-keto-disaccharide hydrolase → MKRLSILAAGLLMGAAAVQFSSVASGQSGGWVTLVDGTKMGDWTEVGKANWAMKDGALVADKITEGKDPSYLVSKNSYKDFEMKVEFWADDDANSGIFIRCDQSGKIDAKICYEVNIFDKRPDPTYGTGAIVDVAKVDPMPKAGGKWNTYEITAKGPHLVVVFNGQKTVDVQDSKHAGGPFALQYGSGVIKFRKVQIKSL, encoded by the coding sequence ATGAAGCGTTTGTCGATACTTGCGGCTGGTCTGCTGATGGGAGCAGCCGCCGTTCAATTTTCCAGCGTGGCGTCCGGCCAGAGCGGTGGCTGGGTGACACTCGTCGACGGCACCAAGATGGGTGACTGGACCGAGGTCGGTAAAGCCAATTGGGCGATGAAGGATGGCGCGCTGGTTGCGGACAAGATCACCGAGGGCAAGGATCCGTCCTACCTCGTCAGCAAGAACTCGTACAAGGACTTCGAGATGAAGGTCGAGTTCTGGGCCGACGACGACGCCAACAGCGGCATCTTCATTCGCTGCGACCAGTCGGGGAAGATCGACGCCAAGATCTGCTACGAGGTCAACATCTTCGATAAGCGACCGGATCCGACCTACGGAACCGGCGCCATCGTCGATGTCGCCAAGGTCGATCCGATGCCGAAGGCGGGCGGCAAATGGAACACCTACGAGATCACAGCCAAGGGACCACATCTCGTTGTCGTGTTCAACGGCCAGAAGACCGTCGATGTCCAGGACTCAAAACACGCCGGCGGCCCGTTCGCCCTGCAATACGGTTCCGGCGTGATCAAGTTCCGGAAGGTGCAGATCAAGTCGTTGTAA